From the genome of Nitrosopumilus sp., one region includes:
- the tgtA gene encoding tRNA guanosine(15) transglycosylase TgtA, with the protein MFEISKTDLAGRIGTLYTNHGKIETPAFVPVIHPVKQTIPSKKIKEIGFDLVITNAYITRNSYGDKAIEEGIHKIIKFDSGIMTDSGGYQVLEYGDVDVSPPEMANFEKGIMTDFAIPLDKPTGYGMPIKKAEAYVKHTLKVSKQTLEDSENNGQIWVGPIQGGEHFDLVRKSTKGLIDIGYKMLALGSPVEFMESYEYRLLAQMIVAAKKQMPHSIPLHLFGAGHPLTIPFAIALGCDTFDSASYMLYAKKLRYITDAGTRYLSDITVFPCNCEICSKYTPDEFRQLEITEKINQLAIHNLYAIKLEVDKVKQAIHEGRLWEYVIKKARAHPKLFEMIEVMTENYEFLGLSTPKFKEKAIFLFDKEDQYRPEVQSFHKIVREFKTKKNKIVIIKEFNTKPGYLSPQYVGLKKKIRDFESFQVCQYNPQLGLIPIEISDIFPASHHETSRMDFEPDEFPTFKKTWEEFFSNNIFSEIYYDKEDKFLKYFVKTLPKEIKKRSFA; encoded by the coding sequence AAAACAGATTTGGCTGGAAGAATTGGCACACTATACACAAATCATGGAAAAATCGAGACACCAGCATTTGTCCCAGTCATCCATCCAGTAAAGCAAACAATTCCATCTAAAAAAATTAAAGAGATCGGATTTGACTTGGTCATCACCAATGCATACATTACAAGAAATAGTTATGGAGATAAAGCAATTGAAGAGGGAATTCATAAAATTATAAAGTTTGACAGCGGAATAATGACGGATTCTGGAGGATATCAAGTACTAGAATATGGAGATGTGGATGTATCACCTCCAGAAATGGCAAACTTTGAAAAAGGAATCATGACAGATTTTGCGATACCTCTTGATAAACCAACAGGATACGGAATGCCAATCAAGAAGGCAGAAGCGTACGTAAAGCATACCCTCAAAGTTTCAAAACAAACATTAGAAGATAGTGAAAATAACGGCCAAATTTGGGTAGGGCCAATTCAAGGAGGAGAACATTTCGATCTTGTTAGAAAATCCACAAAGGGATTGATAGATATTGGTTACAAAATGCTTGCATTAGGAAGTCCGGTAGAATTCATGGAGTCATATGAATATAGACTTCTAGCACAAATGATTGTTGCAGCAAAAAAACAAATGCCACATTCCATCCCACTACATCTTTTTGGTGCAGGGCACCCACTTACGATACCATTTGCCATAGCTTTAGGATGCGACACATTTGATTCGGCATCATACATGCTTTATGCCAAAAAGCTAAGATACATCACGGATGCTGGCACACGTTATTTATCAGACATTACGGTATTTCCATGTAATTGTGAAATATGTTCAAAATACACCCCGGATGAATTTCGCCAATTAGAAATAACTGAAAAAATTAACCAGTTGGCCATACACAACTTGTATGCGATTAAACTAGAGGTTGACAAAGTAAAGCAGGCAATCCATGAGGGAAGATTATGGGAATATGTAATAAAAAAGGCAAGAGCGCATCCCAAATTGTTTGAGATGATTGAAGTGATGACTGAGAATTATGAATTTCTCGGTTTGAGTACACCCAAGTTCAAAGAAAAAGCTATTTTCTTGTTTGATAAAGAGGATCAATACCGTCCAGAAGTTCAGTCATTTCATAAAATTGTTAGAGAATTCAAAACAAAAAAGAACAAGATTGTAATCATTAAAGAATTCAATACAAAACCAGGATATCTGTCTCCCCAATATGTCGGACTAAAAAAGAAAATTAGGGATTTTGAATCATTTCAAGTTTGCCAGTACAATCCACAATTAGGACTAATCCCCATTGAGATTTCAGACATATTTCCTGCTTCACACCATGAAACTTCGAGAATGGATTTTGAACCAGATGAATTTCCCACATTTAAGAAAACATGGGAGGAATTCTTTTCAAACAATATTTTTTCAGAAATATACTATGACAAAGAGGACAAGTTCTTGAAATATTTTGTCAAGACTTTGCCAAAAGAAATCAAGAAAAGGTCTTTTGCATAA
- a CDS encoding 4Fe-4S dicluster domain-containing protein, protein MPIAILPDIDEQRCIGCALCVEICTTLGPDVLRVKPVEGWKRGKAFVFYPERCISDGACIGVCPTKSIFWMRPMNYTAGQPVPLHKNGIFINGWAEDAAL, encoded by the coding sequence ATGCCAATAGCAATACTTCCAGACATTGATGAACAAAGATGTATCGGATGCGCACTATGTGTAGAAATCTGTACAACTCTTGGTCCCGATGTCCTTAGAGTCAAACCTGTTGAAGGCTGGAAGAGAGGTAAAGCATTCGTATTTTATCCAGAGAGATGTATTTCTGATGGTGCATGCATAGGTGTATGCCCAACAAAATCAATCTTTTGGATGAGACCAATGAATTACACTGCTGGACAACCAGTACCTCTTCACAAAAACGGTATCTTCATCAACGGTTGGGCTGAAGACGCAGCACTGTAA
- a CDS encoding MBL fold metallo-hydrolase: protein MDVKVLGAANEVGRSGFLVNCDGTKLLLDYGVMFGRRGSPPKYPIHVKPKDLDAIIITHAHLDHSGNVPSLFVSGNTDVYATPPTFDLSKLLINDMLKIEKNAHPFDLPELNNMMKNAKEVGFREKVTKGNATFEFRNSGHVIGGSTVLVESKEKKLFYTGDVKTNGSRMLKEMDLDIGEIDLLITESTYAKTEQKPRKESETELIEFANQVMDRKGILFIPSFSVERSQEIACILRSSGFKHKIIMDGMALKVNEIMFKHPEYLRDPKVFSEAIKSATAIREHAERKRAMGEPCVVISPAGMLVGGNAVYYLQQLSFDNKNGIALVSYQGEGTPGEKLLDTGMVSTRGKDLHVKAEVKQFQFSGHADKKELFDMIKKIKGNPKVWTVHGDSESCDLFAREIHEKFGFETYAPAVNDEITI, encoded by the coding sequence TTGGATGTTAAAGTTTTAGGAGCTGCAAATGAAGTAGGTAGATCCGGATTTTTAGTCAATTGTGACGGCACAAAATTGTTGCTGGACTATGGCGTAATGTTTGGAAGAAGAGGTTCACCCCCAAAATATCCAATTCATGTTAAACCCAAAGACTTGGATGCAATCATCATCACTCATGCCCATTTAGATCATTCAGGAAATGTTCCGTCACTATTTGTTAGCGGCAATACAGATGTTTATGCCACACCTCCAACATTTGATCTTTCAAAGTTACTAATCAATGACATGTTAAAAATTGAAAAAAATGCTCATCCATTTGATCTTCCTGAATTAAACAATATGATGAAAAATGCCAAGGAGGTAGGTTTCAGAGAGAAAGTGACTAAGGGAAATGCAACTTTTGAGTTTAGAAATTCAGGGCACGTGATTGGTGGAAGCACAGTGTTAGTTGAATCAAAAGAGAAAAAATTATTCTACACAGGAGATGTCAAAACAAACGGTTCAAGAATGCTAAAAGAGATGGATTTGGACATAGGAGAAATTGATCTTCTGATTACTGAGAGCACATATGCAAAAACCGAACAAAAGCCTCGAAAAGAATCAGAAACAGAACTAATAGAATTTGCAAACCAAGTGATGGATAGAAAAGGAATATTATTTATCCCATCGTTTTCCGTTGAGCGCTCTCAAGAAATTGCATGCATCCTAAGAAGTTCAGGTTTCAAGCACAAAATCATAATGGACGGAATGGCATTAAAAGTAAATGAAATAATGTTTAAACATCCAGAGTACCTGAGAGATCCCAAAGTGTTTTCTGAGGCAATCAAAAGTGCCACTGCAATAAGAGAGCATGCAGAAAGAAAAAGAGCGATGGGAGAACCATGTGTCGTAATATCACCAGCAGGAATGTTAGTCGGAGGAAATGCAGTGTATTATCTACAACAATTATCTTTTGACAACAAAAATGGAATTGCTCTAGTTTCATATCAAGGAGAAGGCACACCAGGGGAAAAATTACTGGATACAGGAATGGTTTCAACCAGAGGTAAAGATCTCCACGTTAAAGCAGAGGTTAAACAATTCCAATTTTCAGGACATGCAGACAAAAAAGAATTATTTGACATGATTAAGAAAATTAAAGGAAATCCAAAGGTATGGACAGTTCATGGGGATTCTGAATCATGCGACTTGTTTGCACGAGAGATCCACGAAAAATTTGGTTTTGAAACATATGCGCCAGCAGTTAATGACGAAATAACCATCTAA
- a CDS encoding DNA repair protein, translated as MQNCYAINVENSINSGQVFLWEKDGDNWYGINGQDILKINNSGKIKTYRNIKTNFFRKKDDLEKIIKSISKDKTTKDAVKRYLGLRILEQDPFQCLISFIVSANSNIQKIKSSLEKISKRFGTRVEFQSKEFFLFPKPEKLARASINEIKRCGVGYRAQYIKDAANMVLLKKIDFEYLKKCKYHVAKEKICQIPGVGNKVADCVLLFSLNKLEAFPLDRWMIRILERYYSNEFKLETKTITEKQYNIIHEKIVNHFGPFAGYAQQFLFKMERENYKKKWL; from the coding sequence ATGCAAAATTGTTACGCAATAAACGTTGAAAATTCAATTAACAGCGGACAAGTATTCCTATGGGAAAAAGACGGCGACAACTGGTATGGGATCAACGGTCAAGATATTTTAAAAATCAATAATTCTGGAAAAATTAAAACATATAGAAACATCAAAACCAATTTTTTTAGGAAAAAAGACGATCTTGAAAAAATAATCAAGTCAATTTCAAAGGATAAAACGACAAAAGATGCCGTTAAACGATACTTAGGGTTAAGAATACTCGAACAAGATCCGTTTCAATGCTTAATTTCATTTATAGTATCCGCAAATTCAAATATTCAAAAAATAAAAAGCAGTTTAGAAAAAATATCAAAGAGGTTTGGAACGAGAGTTGAATTTCAAAGTAAAGAATTTTTTTTGTTTCCTAAACCAGAGAAGCTTGCACGAGCATCCATAAATGAAATTAAAAGATGTGGAGTCGGATACAGGGCCCAATACATCAAAGATGCAGCAAACATGGTTTTACTAAAGAAAATTGATTTCGAGTATCTGAAAAAATGCAAGTATCATGTTGCAAAAGAAAAAATTTGTCAGATACCAGGAGTAGGAAATAAAGTGGCAGACTGCGTTCTGCTATTCTCATTAAACAAGCTAGAAGCTTTTCCACTAGACAGATGGATGATCAGAATTTTAGAAAGATATTATTCAAATGAATTTAAGCTTGAAACTAAAACGATTACAGAAAAACAATACAACATTATTCATGAAAAAATTGTAAATCATTTCGGTCCATTTGCAGGATATGCACAACAATTTCTCTTCAAAATGGAAAGAGAGAATTACAAAAAAAAGTGGCTCTAA
- a CDS encoding copper-binding protein has translation MSAPMSSHAYGIGVIAVIIGMSVSVVFYTSFYLPESLAKPSVSDHILHPSEDFIIEIVPGAVIEGNENYVPNKATALLEHSNKVIWQNNDDTAHTVTPDHRHADSYSGDFGSTGVLKPGDVYEFLFTEPQEVHYHCQPHPWMTGSIIVEKSRF, from the coding sequence GTGAGTGCGCCTATGTCCAGTCATGCATATGGTATTGGGGTAATTGCAGTAATTATTGGAATGTCTGTATCTGTCGTCTTTTACACTTCGTTTTATCTTCCTGAATCTTTAGCAAAACCATCAGTATCGGATCATATCTTACATCCGTCAGAAGATTTTATCATAGAGATTGTTCCAGGTGCTGTGATTGAAGGTAACGAAAATTATGTTCCAAACAAGGCTACTGCACTGTTGGAGCATAGTAACAAAGTCATTTGGCAAAACAATGATGATACGGCACACACAGTGACTCCTGATCATAGACATGCTGATTCCTACAGTGGAGACTTTGGTTCTACAGGAGTTCTTAAGCCTGGGGATGTCTATGAATTTCTATTCACTGAACCGCAGGAAGTTCATTACCATTGTCAACCACATCCGTGGATGACTGGATCAATAATTGTAGAGAAAAGCAGATTCTAG
- a CDS encoding Rieske 2Fe-2S domain-containing protein — protein MSELGTTKSSGLSRRDFLKLMGAAGTGLAFAPFVPFGNFMPNPNQASLERVPVILPDGTQANVNSYPINHAEVITYPATGDAALDAEAFRKWQFIRLPEELGGGKNDVSAFRAYSMICLHLWCLWKYWPDDGRKRGECPCHGSMYDPMTGTAFVGPASVQAAPSDTLPKLTLDVDSDGLVFIMPPKFNANDNGVIGYGRFA, from the coding sequence ATGTCGGAGCTGGGGACAACAAAGTCTAGTGGATTATCTCGAAGGGACTTTCTAAAATTAATGGGTGCCGCTGGTACCGGATTAGCTTTTGCTCCGTTTGTTCCGTTTGGCAACTTTATGCCTAATCCAAATCAGGCTTCTTTAGAAAGGGTTCCAGTAATTTTACCTGATGGTACCCAAGCAAATGTCAATAGTTATCCAATTAATCACGCTGAAGTCATTACGTATCCTGCAACTGGCGATGCTGCACTTGATGCTGAAGCATTTCGTAAGTGGCAATTCATTAGACTTCCAGAAGAATTAGGTGGAGGGAAGAATGATGTCTCTGCTTTTAGAGCTTATAGTATGATCTGCTTACATCTGTGGTGTCTGTGGAAATATTGGCCTGATGATGGCAGAAAAAGAGGCGAATGCCCATGCCATGGCAGTATGTATGATCCGATGACTGGAACCGCATTTGTTGGTCCAGCATCTGTACAGGCCGCACCATCCGATACATTGCCAAAGTTAACTTTGGACGTTGACTCTGATGGTCTTGTGTTTATCATGCCGCCAAAGTTTAACGCAAACGATAATGGAGTAATTGGATATGGCCGTTTCGCTTGA
- a CDS encoding S8 family serine peptidase: MRFLPEEDNYNNVRNLNQLMPKVAIFIFMILLFSSTLTVSHASIPSDLTDVSDAQNSLDFRSDIVRINPDFFVENNYKRYLIFGTGLQNNDFLKTNSIHRIDSDVGFFSVSVLSEKSASGLMSRGYHVIEDFKLDFHLADDEIQDASKIGDITGSNLAKKQYGASGNGTVIAIVDTGVDFSNPDIQHSLARDKINHPIMLDSDGQGIVLTNATFYAFIDENEIIRNYSKPIPSHMTSSAYVTRDGVFLDVSQGGKGSDIPIYNSFFPQLGNSITFNGTLDRDIKIGDDNRNYIKSKSGVYHLGVIYQGGLQGSMARIQVVPVLLVDSFSSGVYDTLIPDLSTSWEDYTRFDLESGEEADYDFDFTDEKSIVLGSGNEFLVYDSDGDGKNDYSAGTFGAQVLDVYGAIRNNSTDIHDSLNAINGTLLPAIDPDGEFFGLMTDFMGHGTSSAASITSRGQETYDIYNNSKKYSITGVAPDAKIVPVKALWFGDTVYGWLWAAGFENDDHDWKFSGKPRVDIISNSWGVSNFPSFKASPGMDVLSLVLSVLATPQSLDEDYPGVTIISSAGNSGHGYGTIGLPNASPFGISVGATTNNVFVGYGPFKDQPRFGNTTDHNNHVVDFSSRGPGSIGDPKPDVMSIGAHGFTPSNVLKAEKDSRSESFSLFGGTSMAAPLVSGSAAVLMEEMKKQSQDYDSFVIKNILMSTATDLYNDPLTQGSGLVNVESALNYVHGKDGVFIVHNDGSYDNIKKILEPAIKKVNSTAIGLERFQLPAHSFPMTSWFAGQLLPGDRTTTTFTVDNPTNDTLTIDVKPQTLSLISKTQFNGTTLVRQQDAILNNTFIPNYVRLSDVTSQSQLGDFFNDKNPIPDESSLMVLNLNFLFTDFMNSTSDVYADDLKISSLYVYDWIDNNNNTKIANDELSMVNRAGSWGTVQELRISEPHEKFEGVPLVGVYPVPTRYSYWLGDTQQNSTSMDYTISASYYEKEKWPVFWPDIETILIPPKTSSTLDVTLVVPDDLQTGVYQGFLTFESDDHVVNAPTSFVVKQPVIENDSTILIEGLQSDDVMYGNGYTKGAFDMTNRYMAGDWRQYYFDVQNESINSASIELSWTSDDTNLSVFVMDPSGEIIQTNVPSGVFGHFLGWASIDWLGNSAFSQGGGFFPVKNKDETSTVLYVPINQTGTYTLLTHSTLFGGSSITEPITLAAKFTNISTEMNLHDEKPDTTIELTPSPSEENSKIVPETKIVPETKIMPEDMTNSASDPPFGIGIAIGLIFGIMIGIVIILVIRQKPSE, from the coding sequence TTGCGATTCTTGCCCGAAGAAGATAATTATAATAACGTAAGAAATCTAAATCAACTAATGCCCAAGGTGGCTATTTTTATTTTTATGATTCTTCTTTTTTCTTCCACACTAACTGTTTCCCATGCCTCAATTCCTTCTGATCTGACCGATGTCAGCGATGCTCAAAACTCATTAGATTTCAGGTCAGATATTGTCCGAATCAATCCTGATTTTTTTGTTGAAAACAATTACAAAAGATACCTGATTTTTGGAACAGGGTTACAAAACAATGACTTTCTAAAAACCAATTCGATACATCGGATCGACTCTGATGTCGGATTCTTTTCAGTATCTGTTCTTTCTGAAAAATCTGCATCTGGTCTGATGTCGCGTGGATATCATGTTATTGAAGATTTCAAACTGGATTTTCATTTGGCTGATGATGAAATACAGGATGCGTCAAAAATTGGCGACATTACAGGTTCAAATTTGGCTAAAAAACAGTATGGTGCGTCAGGAAACGGCACTGTGATTGCAATTGTAGATACCGGAGTGGATTTCTCCAATCCTGACATTCAGCATTCGCTTGCAAGAGATAAAATCAATCACCCTATCATGCTTGATTCTGACGGGCAAGGAATTGTATTGACAAATGCAACTTTCTATGCGTTCATTGACGAGAATGAAATTATTCGAAACTACAGCAAACCAATTCCTTCTCACATGACGTCTTCTGCATATGTTACGCGCGACGGCGTGTTTCTTGACGTGTCTCAAGGTGGGAAGGGCAGTGACATACCGATTTATAATTCATTTTTTCCACAACTGGGAAATTCAATAACCTTCAACGGCACGCTTGATAGGGATATAAAAATTGGCGATGACAACAGAAATTACATCAAATCCAAAAGTGGGGTATATCATTTGGGTGTGATATATCAGGGAGGATTACAAGGATCCATGGCCCGAATACAGGTGGTGCCTGTTCTCCTAGTCGATTCGTTCTCATCCGGAGTTTATGACACGTTGATTCCTGATTTGAGTACCTCTTGGGAGGATTATACTAGATTTGACCTAGAGTCTGGCGAGGAGGCAGATTATGATTTTGATTTTACCGATGAAAAATCAATCGTACTTGGCAGTGGAAATGAATTCCTTGTTTATGACTCCGATGGAGATGGAAAAAACGACTACAGTGCAGGAACGTTTGGTGCGCAAGTTTTGGACGTATACGGCGCAATCCGAAACAATTCTACTGACATCCACGACTCGTTAAACGCGATTAACGGAACGCTGCTGCCTGCAATAGATCCTGATGGCGAATTTTTTGGACTGATGACTGACTTTATGGGTCATGGCACTTCCAGTGCCGCCTCGATTACTTCGCGTGGTCAGGAAACTTATGACATTTACAACAATTCAAAAAAATATTCCATTACGGGCGTGGCCCCTGATGCAAAAATTGTTCCGGTGAAGGCATTGTGGTTTGGCGATACCGTTTATGGGTGGCTATGGGCTGCAGGATTTGAAAATGATGATCATGATTGGAAGTTTTCAGGCAAGCCGAGAGTTGACATAATTTCAAACAGCTGGGGCGTATCCAATTTCCCATCATTCAAGGCATCTCCTGGGATGGATGTGCTGTCTTTGGTTCTCAGTGTATTGGCAACGCCGCAGTCTTTGGATGAAGACTATCCTGGCGTAACGATAATTTCTAGCGCTGGAAATTCAGGTCATGGATATGGGACGATTGGCCTGCCGAATGCGTCTCCGTTTGGAATTTCAGTGGGGGCTACAACCAATAACGTGTTTGTAGGATACGGTCCGTTCAAAGATCAACCGCGATTTGGAAATACGACTGATCATAACAACCACGTGGTGGATTTTTCCAGCAGAGGTCCGGGTTCAATCGGTGATCCGAAACCTGACGTGATGAGTATTGGTGCTCATGGGTTTACCCCGTCAAATGTTCTAAAAGCCGAAAAGGACTCTAGATCCGAATCTTTTTCGTTGTTTGGTGGAACCAGTATGGCTGCACCTTTGGTTTCCGGAAGCGCCGCAGTTCTAATGGAGGAAATGAAAAAGCAGTCGCAAGACTATGATTCATTTGTGATCAAAAATATTCTCATGTCTACCGCAACTGATCTTTACAATGATCCGCTAACTCAAGGATCCGGACTGGTGAATGTTGAATCCGCCTTGAACTACGTTCATGGCAAGGACGGAGTTTTCATAGTGCATAATGACGGTTCATATGACAACATCAAAAAAATCCTTGAACCTGCTATCAAAAAAGTGAATTCGACGGCAATAGGGCTTGAGCGATTTCAACTCCCTGCACATTCGTTTCCTATGACAAGCTGGTTTGCAGGACAGCTACTTCCTGGAGATAGAACCACTACCACATTTACTGTAGATAATCCCACCAATGACACGCTTACCATAGATGTAAAACCGCAAACTCTGTCTCTTATCTCAAAAACACAGTTTAACGGAACCACCCTTGTCCGACAGCAAGATGCAATTTTGAATAATACGTTTATCCCAAATTATGTTAGGCTGTCTGATGTGACTTCTCAGTCTCAGCTTGGTGATTTCTTCAACGATAAAAATCCCATTCCCGATGAGTCGTCTCTGATGGTTCTGAACCTGAATTTTTTATTTACTGACTTTATGAACAGTACGTCTGATGTTTATGCCGATGATCTCAAAATTTCTTCTTTGTACGTTTATGATTGGATTGACAACAACAACAATACCAAAATTGCCAACGATGAACTGTCTATGGTGAATAGAGCTGGTTCGTGGGGAACTGTTCAGGAACTGAGAATTTCAGAACCCCATGAAAAATTTGAAGGTGTTCCGTTGGTTGGGGTCTATCCGGTACCTACAAGATACTCCTATTGGCTGGGTGACACGCAACAGAATTCGACTTCCATGGACTATACAATTTCTGCAAGCTATTATGAAAAAGAAAAATGGCCCGTATTTTGGCCTGACATTGAAACTATTTTGATCCCTCCAAAAACATCATCAACACTTGATGTGACGTTGGTTGTTCCAGACGATTTACAGACTGGCGTCTATCAGGGATTCTTGACATTTGAAAGTGATGATCACGTTGTAAACGCTCCGACATCTTTTGTAGTCAAGCAACCCGTAATTGAAAATGATTCGACAATTCTGATAGAGGGACTACAAAGTGACGATGTCATGTATGGGAATGGTTACACCAAAGGCGCGTTTGACATGACCAATCGCTACATGGCTGGAGATTGGAGGCAATATTATTTTGACGTTCAAAATGAATCTATAAATTCTGCATCCATTGAACTCTCATGGACTAGTGATGACACAAACCTTTCCGTGTTTGTAATGGATCCCTCTGGAGAAATCATACAAACCAATGTCCCTTCTGGCGTATTCGGTCATTTTCTTGGATGGGCTTCCATTGATTGGCTGGGTAATTCTGCTTTTAGCCAGGGTGGTGGATTTTTCCCTGTAAAAAACAAGGATGAGACATCAACGGTGCTGTATGTACCAATTAATCAGACTGGCACGTATACCCTCTTGACGCATTCGACTCTGTTTGGAGGTTCTTCTATAACTGAACCGATCACATTGGCAGCAAAGTTTACGAATATTTCGACAGAAATGAATCTTCATGATGAAAAACCTGATACAACCATCGAATTAACCCCTTCACCCTCAGAAGAAAATTCTAAAATCGTACCTGAAACAAAAATCGTACCTGAAACAAAAATAATGCCTGAGGACATGACAAATTCAGCATCTGACCCCCCATTTGGCATCGGCATTGCAATCGGATTAATATTTGGAATTATGATCGGGATTGTTATAATTTTAGTAATTAGACAAAAACCGTCAGAATAA
- a CDS encoding methyl-accepting chemotaxis protein: MKFHLLLVTLIAVLLANIPSSFSEGFDLSTNSKVYSPEHSLQIYGQGLPEENLIIRLFAPDESIAKFDQLITNSDGSFNYDLLTWPDPSPNFPYGTYTVEVISTEQNGISKKIDVKFSSTTDLLDVPVERHVTTLVFAPETSAINQSLRVFVQTTSDGLLIGNEPSELLGTTHVHLPSGISVPLSNSFETLHKGLYYVDYVPVEEGTHVFHVVAFSQGTTSHGSAATNVLSQDLGGISEQIINLNSVLDETSRELDILKLEIEGFDNTLDKASGKIDESIGTISTSVKFISEASSQLNSLLFPIIASIGIIVALQIAILARRR, encoded by the coding sequence TTGAAATTTCATCTTTTGCTCGTTACTCTGATTGCCGTATTGCTTGCAAACATTCCAAGTTCGTTTTCAGAAGGATTTGATCTCTCTACAAACAGCAAGGTCTATTCTCCTGAACATAGTCTGCAAATCTACGGCCAAGGACTGCCTGAAGAGAACCTGATCATACGACTCTTTGCTCCGGATGAATCAATTGCAAAGTTTGATCAGCTGATCACAAATTCTGACGGCTCTTTTAACTATGATCTGCTTACCTGGCCTGATCCGTCTCCAAATTTTCCTTACGGGACGTACACTGTTGAGGTGATTAGTACAGAACAAAACGGAATCTCTAAAAAAATTGACGTAAAGTTTTCATCCACAACTGATCTGCTTGACGTGCCAGTTGAGAGACATGTGACCACTCTGGTCTTTGCACCTGAAACATCCGCAATCAATCAATCCCTTAGGGTATTTGTACAAACCACAAGCGACGGACTTCTGATTGGAAATGAGCCTTCCGAATTACTTGGAACTACTCACGTTCATCTCCCATCCGGAATTTCAGTCCCGTTATCCAACTCTTTTGAGACATTGCACAAGGGCTTGTATTATGTAGATTATGTTCCAGTTGAGGAAGGGACGCACGTGTTTCATGTGGTGGCATTTAGCCAGGGAACCACGTCCCACGGTTCTGCTGCAACCAATGTGTTAAGCCAGGACTTGGGAGGGATTTCCGAGCAAATAATCAACTTGAACTCTGTTCTGGATGAGACATCACGCGAACTTGACATTCTCAAATTGGAGATTGAGGGATTTGATAATACTTTGGATAAGGCAAGTGGCAAAATTGATGAGAGTATAGGTACCATCTCCACATCCGTAAAGTTCATCAGCGAGGCTTCATCCCAGCTCAACTCGCTATTGTTTCCGATTATTGCATCCATAGGAATCATCGTCGCATTGCAAATTGCGATTCTTGCCCGAAGAAGATAA